In the Streptomyces sp. NBC_00525 genome, one interval contains:
- a CDS encoding MFS transporter, giving the protein MSKTADIRLPDPSRWKALAFIALAQLMVVLDATIVNIALPHAQTDLGITDANKQWVITAYALAFGGLLLFGGRIADLWGRKRTFVVGLVGFALASALGGAAQNQGMLFGSRALQGVFGALLAPAALSLLAVMFTDAKERAKAFGIYGAIAGGGGAVGLILGGLLTQTLNWRWTFFVNIPFAIVAAAGAYFVIREPAGSRNRSPLDIPGVVLSALGLVSLVYGFTRAESAGWSDALTVGSFVASGVLLLAFVLIESRVASPLLPLRVVMDRNRGGVYLSLGLAVIAMFGLFLFLTYYLQVVKGYSPIKTGFAFMPMIAGMITGSTQIGARLMTRIPARTLMGPGFLTAAVGMLLLTRLDIDSSYAAVILPGQLLLGLGMGTAFMPAVSLATHGVEARDAGVASAMVNTSQQVGGAIGTALLNTIAASAATAYATSHAALGAKDPELLKLQSMVHGFTGAIWWAVGILVVAAAIALTFVNAGRPTAGTPASGGSGSGSAAGTEGGADGVEDEFRVPVVAH; this is encoded by the coding sequence ATGTCAAAAACAGCTGATATCCGACTCCCGGACCCCAGTCGCTGGAAGGCGCTGGCGTTCATCGCGCTCGCGCAGTTGATGGTCGTGCTCGACGCCACGATCGTGAACATCGCCCTGCCGCACGCCCAGACCGACCTCGGCATCACCGACGCCAACAAGCAGTGGGTCATCACCGCCTACGCCCTCGCCTTCGGCGGGCTGCTGCTCTTCGGCGGACGCATCGCCGACCTCTGGGGCCGCAAGCGCACCTTCGTCGTCGGGCTCGTCGGCTTCGCGCTGGCCTCCGCGCTCGGCGGCGCCGCGCAGAACCAGGGCATGCTGTTCGGCTCCCGCGCGCTCCAGGGCGTCTTCGGTGCCCTGCTCGCGCCGGCCGCGCTCTCGCTGCTCGCGGTGATGTTCACCGACGCCAAGGAGCGTGCCAAGGCGTTCGGCATCTACGGGGCGATCGCCGGTGGCGGTGGCGCCGTGGGTCTGATCCTCGGCGGTCTCCTCACCCAGACGCTGAACTGGCGCTGGACCTTCTTCGTCAACATCCCGTTCGCGATCGTCGCCGCCGCGGGCGCGTACTTCGTCATCCGCGAGCCGGCCGGCAGCCGCAACCGCTCCCCGCTCGACATTCCCGGCGTGGTCCTGTCCGCGCTCGGTCTGGTCTCGCTGGTCTACGGGTTCACCCGCGCCGAGTCCGCGGGCTGGTCGGACGCGCTGACCGTCGGCTCGTTCGTCGCCTCGGGCGTCCTGCTGCTGGCCTTCGTCCTGATCGAGTCCAGGGTCGCCTCGCCGCTGCTCCCGCTGCGCGTGGTGATGGACCGCAACCGGGGCGGCGTCTACCTCTCGCTGGGCCTGGCCGTGATCGCGATGTTCGGCCTGTTCCTCTTCCTCACGTACTACCTCCAGGTCGTCAAGGGCTACTCGCCGATCAAGACCGGCTTCGCCTTCATGCCGATGATCGCGGGCATGATCACCGGGTCCACGCAGATCGGTGCCCGGCTGATGACCCGGATTCCGGCCCGTACGCTGATGGGCCCCGGCTTCCTGACCGCCGCCGTGGGCATGCTGCTGCTGACGCGCCTGGACATCGACTCCTCGTACGCCGCCGTCATCCTGCCCGGCCAGCTGCTGCTGGGTCTGGGCATGGGCACGGCGTTCATGCCGGCCGTGTCGCTGGCGACGCACGGTGTCGAGGCGCGTGACGCCGGTGTGGCCTCCGCGATGGTCAACACCTCGCAGCAGGTCGGCGGTGCGATCGGTACGGCCCTGCTGAACACGATCGCCGCCTCGGCCGCCACGGCGTACGCCACCTCGCACGCCGCGCTCGGCGCCAAGGACCCGGAGCTGCTGAAGCTCCAGTCGATGGTGCACGGCTTCACCGGAGCCATCTGGTGGGCGGTCGGCATCCTGGTGGTGGCCGCCGCGATCGCGCTGACCTTCGTCAACGCGGGCCGTCCGACAGCGGGCACGCCGGCGAGCGGCGGTTCCGGTTCCGGTTCTGCCGCCGGCACGGAGGGTGGCGCAGACGGCGTCGAGGACGAGTTCAGGGTCCCGGTCGTCGCCCACTGA
- a CDS encoding MarR family winged helix-turn-helix transcriptional regulator yields the protein MEYMTTASTSAPHWLTDEEQCVWRAYLHATTLLEDHLDRQLQADAGMPHIYYGLLVQLSQAPRRQMRMTELAKAAKITRSRLSHAVARLERNGWVRREDCPSDKRGQNAVLTPDGYEMLRRSAPGHVKAVRQAMFDRLTPDQVRSLGEIMKVLAAGLQPEGADADLPWLR from the coding sequence ATGGAGTACATGACCACGGCATCAACCAGTGCGCCGCACTGGCTCACCGACGAGGAGCAATGCGTCTGGCGGGCCTACCTGCACGCCACCACGCTCCTGGAGGATCACCTCGACCGCCAGTTGCAGGCCGATGCCGGCATGCCGCACATCTACTACGGCCTGCTCGTCCAGCTCTCCCAGGCGCCGCGCCGCCAGATGCGGATGACGGAACTGGCCAAGGCCGCCAAGATCACCCGTTCGCGCCTCTCGCACGCGGTCGCGCGGCTGGAGCGGAACGGCTGGGTACGCCGTGAGGACTGCCCCTCCGACAAGCGCGGCCAGAACGCCGTTCTCACCCCGGACGGCTACGAGATGCTCCGCCGTTCGGCCCCCGGCCATGTGAAGGCCGTCCGCCAGGCGATGTTCGACCGCCTCACGCCCGACCAGGTGCGCTCACTGGGCGAGATCATGAAGGTGCTGGCGGCCGGCCTCCAGCCGGAGGGCGCGGACGCCGACCTTCCCTGGCTGCGCTGA
- a CDS encoding TetR/AcrR family transcriptional regulator, whose protein sequence is MVAARTATAPAQPRTPKPRADALRNRERIVTAAREMFVEFGPDVPLDEVARRAGVGNATLYRNFPDRAALVHEVVLAVTSRTTDRAEEATAEEADPFAALSRFVHAAADERIGALCPMLSGGFDKDHPELLAERRRLEEAVEGLVARAMSAGRLRTDIAVGDVLVALSQLTRPLPGIACPNIDRFTHRHIQLFLDGLEAPARSVLPGTAATLEDLRRRT, encoded by the coding sequence GTGGTCGCCGCCCGTACCGCCACCGCCCCCGCGCAGCCGCGTACGCCCAAGCCGAGGGCCGACGCACTGCGCAACCGGGAGCGGATCGTGACGGCCGCGCGCGAGATGTTCGTCGAGTTCGGGCCCGACGTCCCGCTCGACGAGGTCGCCCGCCGCGCCGGCGTCGGCAACGCCACCCTCTACCGGAACTTCCCCGACCGCGCCGCCCTCGTCCACGAGGTCGTGCTCGCGGTCACCTCCCGCACCACCGACCGCGCCGAGGAGGCCACCGCCGAAGAGGCGGACCCCTTCGCCGCGCTCAGCCGCTTCGTCCACGCCGCGGCCGACGAACGCATCGGCGCCCTGTGCCCCATGCTGTCCGGCGGCTTCGACAAGGACCACCCCGAACTGCTCGCCGAGCGCCGGCGCCTCGAAGAGGCCGTCGAAGGGCTCGTCGCGCGCGCCATGTCCGCGGGGCGCCTGCGCACCGACATCGCCGTCGGTGACGTACTGGTCGCCCTCTCCCAGCTCACCCGGCCGCTGCCGGGCATCGCCTGCCCGAACATCGACCGCTTCACCCATCGCCACATCCAGCTGTTCCTGGACGGACTGGAGGCCCCGGCCCGCTCCGTACTGCCGGGAACGGCGGCGACCTTGGAGGACCTGCGGCGCCGCACCTGA
- a CDS encoding dioxygenase family protein — MTITAERMPALYLSHGAPPLADDPVWPGELAAWSADLPRPTAILIVSAHWEEAPLALGATVTAPLVYDFWGFPAHYYQVRYAAPGAPHLAESVRKLLRGAGTPVQDIPDRGLDHGAYVPLVEMFPDADVPVLQISMPTLDPQKLMDIGRKLAPLRDEGVLIIGSGFFTHNLAALRHAGGGTPGWSAEFDDWGSRALRAQDIDALLDFEHKSPAGRLAHPRTEHFAPLFVTLGAAEGELDRGRSVIDGFWMGLAKRSVQYG, encoded by the coding sequence ATGACAATCACCGCGGAGCGCATGCCCGCCCTCTACCTCTCCCACGGCGCCCCGCCCCTGGCCGACGACCCCGTCTGGCCCGGCGAGCTGGCCGCCTGGTCCGCGGACCTGCCGCGCCCCACCGCGATCCTCATCGTGTCCGCCCACTGGGAGGAGGCTCCGCTCGCGCTCGGCGCGACCGTGACGGCCCCGCTGGTGTACGACTTCTGGGGCTTCCCGGCCCACTACTACCAGGTGCGTTACGCCGCCCCCGGCGCCCCGCACCTCGCCGAGAGCGTACGCAAGCTGCTGCGCGGCGCGGGTACGCCGGTCCAGGACATCCCGGACCGTGGCCTCGACCACGGAGCCTACGTACCGCTGGTCGAGATGTTCCCGGACGCCGACGTTCCGGTGCTCCAGATCTCGATGCCGACGCTCGACCCGCAGAAGCTGATGGACATCGGGCGCAAGCTGGCGCCGCTGCGCGACGAGGGCGTCCTGATCATCGGCAGCGGCTTCTTCACGCACAACCTCGCCGCCCTGCGGCACGCGGGCGGCGGGACCCCCGGCTGGTCGGCGGAGTTCGACGACTGGGGGAGCCGTGCGCTCCGGGCGCAGGACATCGACGCCCTCCTGGACTTCGAGCACAAGTCTCCGGCGGGCCGGCTGGCCCACCCGCGCACCGAGCACTTCGCCCCGCTGTTCGTCACCCTCGGCGCGGCGGAGGGCGAGCTGGACCGGGGCCGCAGCGTGATCGACGGCTTCTGGATGGGGCTCGCCAAGCGGTCGGTGCAGTACGGGTAG
- a CDS encoding M6 family metalloprotease domain-containing protein, whose protein sequence is MQQHRRRIRNRRRPLALGAATSLVIAALATASSTLPLQSPIAAGPAATAPLATGLGPCRIASAMGVQMSEGMPTEPGYARSTGRVRALNLMIDFPDAQGTEPAMDRLAEFFPQTTDWFRTSSYGRLTYIPEAPIRSWLRMPLPFADYGIERGSPYEPGYRHLVQDIVAAADPKVDFGAYDLVNILVTPNAGPSALDTVLSVTFSGNDDAPLADGVPLSNTSFVYSRQDDGSGSYAQTGYRVLPHENGHVFGLPDLYTLEGGGSVGHWDIMSEDWGANNDLLGWHKWKLGWLDNDQVSCAARPGTTDHVLEPLATRGGLKLAFIPLTAESGYAVEVRTQAGNDEAVCRPGVLIYKVNSDVDTGQGPISVTDSTKDSPGCTRLPNVHAELSDAAYQPGDTFTDRANGIRISVLEKDTKGDYRVQVTRS, encoded by the coding sequence ATGCAGCAGCACCGCCGCCGGATACGCAATCGCCGCCGCCCGCTCGCTCTCGGCGCCGCGACGTCCCTGGTCATCGCGGCCCTGGCGACGGCCAGCAGCACCCTGCCCCTCCAGAGCCCGATCGCGGCCGGCCCGGCCGCGACGGCCCCGCTGGCCACCGGACTCGGCCCCTGCCGGATCGCGTCGGCGATGGGCGTCCAGATGTCGGAGGGCATGCCGACCGAGCCCGGCTACGCACGCTCCACCGGCCGCGTCCGCGCGCTGAACCTGATGATCGACTTCCCGGACGCGCAGGGCACCGAGCCGGCCATGGACCGGCTGGCCGAATTCTTCCCGCAGACCACGGACTGGTTCCGGACGAGCTCGTACGGCCGGCTCACCTACATACCGGAGGCCCCGATCCGCTCGTGGCTGCGGATGCCGCTGCCCTTCGCGGACTACGGGATCGAGCGGGGCTCCCCGTACGAGCCGGGCTACCGCCACCTGGTGCAGGACATCGTGGCGGCCGCCGACCCGAAGGTGGACTTCGGCGCGTACGACCTGGTCAACATCCTGGTCACGCCGAACGCCGGGCCCTCGGCGCTGGACACGGTGCTCTCGGTGACGTTCTCGGGGAACGACGACGCCCCGCTCGCGGACGGGGTCCCGCTGTCCAACACCTCGTTCGTCTACAGCCGCCAGGACGACGGCTCCGGCTCGTACGCCCAGACCGGCTACCGGGTCCTCCCCCACGAGAACGGCCATGTCTTCGGCCTGCCCGACCTCTACACCCTGGAGGGCGGCGGCTCGGTCGGGCACTGGGACATCATGTCCGAGGACTGGGGCGCCAACAACGACCTGCTGGGCTGGCACAAGTGGAAGCTCGGCTGGCTGGACAACGACCAGGTCAGCTGCGCCGCCCGCCCCGGTACGACGGACCACGTCCTGGAACCCCTGGCCACCCGGGGCGGCCTGAAGCTGGCGTTCATCCCGCTCACCGCGGAGTCCGGCTACGCGGTGGAGGTCCGCACCCAGGCGGGCAACGACGAGGCGGTCTGCCGCCCCGGCGTCCTCATCTACAAGGTCAACTCCGACGTGGACACCGGCCAGGGCCCCATCTCGGTGACCGACAGCACCAAGGACAGCCCCGGCTGCACCCGCCTCCCCAACGTCCACGCCGAACTCTCGGACGCCGCCTACCAACCGGGCGACACCTTCACGGACCGGGCGAACGGAATAAGGATCTCGGTCCTGGAAAAGGACACCAAGGGCGACTACCGCGTCCAGGTGACCCGCTCCTGA